A genome region from Ottowia testudinis includes the following:
- the ppk2 gene encoding polyphosphate kinase 2 gives MSEEEMIKRLRGDLLDGYDEELEMELEDRNIDAVAGVLTDSAEYHSARRQYFRELFRLQGELVKLQDWVATTKRKVVIIFEGRDAAGKGGVIKRITQRLNPRVARVVALPAPGDREKTQWYFQRYVPHLPAGGEMVLFDRSWYNRAGVERVMGFCTDGELEEFFRTVPEFEKMLVRSGIVLIKYWFSISDDEQNLRFLGRIHDPLKQWKLSPMDLESRRRWEAYTKAKEDMLERTHIPEAPWWVVPADDKKKARLNCITHLLSQLPYEEVERPEVVLPPRVRHEDYVRHPVPDSMMVPQRY, from the coding sequence ATGAGCGAAGAAGAAATGATCAAGCGCCTGCGCGGCGACCTGCTGGACGGCTACGACGAAGAGCTGGAGATGGAGCTGGAAGACCGCAACATCGATGCGGTGGCCGGCGTGCTGACCGATTCGGCCGAATACCACAGCGCCCGCCGCCAATACTTTCGCGAGCTGTTCCGCTTGCAGGGCGAACTGGTCAAGCTGCAAGACTGGGTGGCCACCACCAAGCGCAAGGTGGTCATCATTTTTGAGGGACGCGACGCGGCCGGCAAGGGCGGCGTGATCAAGCGCATCACGCAGCGCCTGAACCCGCGCGTGGCGCGCGTGGTGGCGCTGCCTGCGCCGGGCGACCGCGAAAAGACGCAGTGGTACTTCCAGCGCTACGTGCCGCACCTGCCGGCCGGCGGCGAGATGGTGCTGTTCGACCGCAGCTGGTACAACCGCGCCGGCGTCGAGCGGGTGATGGGCTTTTGCACCGACGGCGAGCTGGAAGAGTTCTTCCGCACCGTGCCCGAGTTCGAGAAGATGCTGGTGCGTTCCGGCATCGTGCTGATCAAGTACTGGTTCAGCATCAGCGACGACGAGCAGAACCTGCGCTTTCTGGGCCGCATCCACGACCCGCTCAAGCAGTGGAAGTTGAGCCCCATGGACCTGGAAAGCCGCCGCCGCTGGGAGGCCTACACCAAGGCCAAGGAAGACATGCTGGAGCGCACCCACATCCCCGAGGCGCCGTGGTGGGTGGTGCCGGCCGACGACAAGAAGAAGGCGCGGCTGAACTGCATCACGCACCTGCTGTCGCAATTGCCTTACGAAGAGGTCGAGCGCCCCGAAGTGGTGCTGCCGCCGCGCGTGCGGCACGAGGACTATGTGCGCCACCCGGTGCCGGACAGCATGATGGTGCCGCAGCGGTACTGA
- the bktB gene encoding beta-ketothiolase BktB, producing the protein MAREVVVVSGVRTAIGTFGGSLKDIAPVDLAATVVKEALARAKVEGKDVGHVVFGHVVNTEPRDMYLSRVAAVNGGCPKETPAMNVNRLCGSGLQAIVSAAQGILLGDYDVAIGGGAENMSRAPYANLTNRFGARMGDTKLVDMMVGALHDPFHTIHMGVTAENVAKEFDISREQQDALALESHQRAEKAWAEGRFKDQIVPIMLKTRKGETAFEKDEHFREGAKLEDFQKMKPVFVKENGTVTAANASGINDAAAAVLLMDAAAASKAGAKPLARLVGYAHAGVEPKIMGIGPVPATKAVLAKTGMKLDQIDVIEANEAFAAQACAVTKGLGADPAKVNPNGSGISLGHPIGATGAVITVKALYELQRIQGKYALVTMCIGGGQGIAAIFERL; encoded by the coding sequence ATGGCCCGTGAAGTCGTCGTCGTCAGCGGTGTGCGCACCGCCATTGGTACCTTTGGCGGCAGCCTGAAGGACATCGCCCCGGTCGATCTGGCCGCCACCGTGGTCAAGGAGGCGCTGGCGCGCGCCAAGGTCGAGGGCAAGGACGTGGGCCACGTGGTGTTCGGCCACGTCGTCAACACCGAGCCGCGCGACATGTACCTGAGCCGCGTGGCGGCCGTCAACGGCGGCTGCCCGAAAGAGACGCCGGCCATGAACGTCAACCGCCTGTGCGGCTCGGGCCTGCAAGCCATCGTCAGCGCGGCGCAGGGCATTCTGCTGGGCGACTACGACGTGGCCATTGGCGGCGGCGCCGAGAACATGAGCCGCGCGCCCTACGCCAACCTGACCAACCGCTTCGGCGCCCGCATGGGCGATACGAAGCTGGTGGACATGATGGTCGGCGCGCTGCACGACCCGTTCCACACCATCCACATGGGCGTGACGGCGGAGAACGTGGCCAAGGAATTCGACATCAGCCGCGAGCAGCAGGACGCGCTGGCGCTGGAAAGCCACCAGCGCGCCGAAAAAGCCTGGGCCGAGGGCCGCTTCAAGGACCAGATCGTCCCCATCATGCTCAAGACGCGCAAGGGCGAGACTGCGTTCGAGAAGGACGAGCACTTCCGTGAAGGCGCCAAGCTGGAAGACTTCCAGAAAATGAAGCCGGTGTTCGTGAAGGAAAACGGCACCGTCACCGCCGCCAACGCCAGCGGCATCAACGACGCCGCCGCCGCCGTGCTGCTGATGGACGCCGCTGCCGCCAGCAAGGCGGGCGCCAAACCGCTGGCGCGCCTGGTCGGCTACGCGCACGCGGGCGTGGAGCCCAAGATCATGGGCATCGGCCCCGTGCCGGCCACCAAGGCGGTGCTGGCCAAGACCGGCATGAAGCTGGACCAGATTGACGTCATCGAAGCCAACGAAGCCTTTGCCGCCCAAGCCTGCGCCGTCACCAAGGGTCTGGGCGCCGACCCGGCCAAAGTGAACCCCAACGGCTCGGGCATTTCGCTCGGCCACCCGATCGGCGCCACCGGCGCGGTGATCACCGTCAAGGCGCTGTACGAGCTGCAACGCATTCAGGGCAAATACGCGCTGGTAACGATGTGCATCGGCGGCGGTCAGGGCATTGCGGCGATCTTTGAGCGGCTTTGA
- a CDS encoding PDDEXK nuclease domain-containing protein — MTKKPLQAAGESPAALPAGYAGIHGGIVEVLDAARRATARSVNALMTASYWEIGRRIVEAEQKGKRRAGYGEQLIERLSADLTAQFGRGFSRPNLQQMRSFFLTWPIRQTVSSESLPAPPQGRPLLARPSRLDELAQVFLLPWSAYVRLLMVKDEHARRFYEAEALRGGWSVRQLDRQIASQFYERTAFSKDKAAMLVKGAAPRPEDAVRPDDAIKDPYVLEFLNLKDEYSESDLEAALIQRLEDFLLELGEGFTFIGRQRRLRIDQTWYRVDLLLFHRKLRGLVIIDLKLGSLSHADVGQMHMYCNYAKEHWAYPDENPPVGLILCADKGHALARYALEGLPSKVMAANYRTVLPDAELLQKELETTRRLLESRTLKQPKKPPQ, encoded by the coding sequence ATGACCAAGAAACCGCTTCAAGCGGCGGGAGAATCCCCCGCCGCCTTGCCTGCCGGCTACGCCGGCATCCACGGCGGCATCGTGGAAGTGCTCGATGCCGCCCGCCGCGCGACGGCGCGCAGCGTCAATGCGCTGATGACGGCCAGCTATTGGGAGATTGGCCGGCGCATCGTGGAGGCCGAGCAGAAGGGTAAGCGCCGTGCAGGCTACGGCGAGCAGTTGATCGAGCGGCTGTCGGCCGACCTGACCGCGCAGTTCGGACGCGGGTTCAGCCGCCCGAACTTGCAGCAGATGCGGTCGTTCTTCCTGACCTGGCCAATTCGCCAGACAGTGTCTAGCGAATCTTTGCCCGCGCCGCCACAAGGCCGTCCCCTGCTGGCGCGGCCTTCGCGGCTGGACGAGCTGGCCCAGGTGTTCCTGCTGCCGTGGTCAGCCTATGTGCGGCTGTTGATGGTCAAGGACGAGCACGCTCGCCGGTTCTACGAGGCCGAGGCGCTGCGTGGCGGCTGGAGCGTGCGCCAGCTTGACCGGCAGATCGCCAGTCAGTTCTACGAGCGCACGGCCTTCTCTAAGGACAAGGCAGCGATGCTGGTCAAGGGTGCAGCGCCGAGGCCCGAGGATGCCGTCAGGCCGGACGACGCGATCAAAGACCCCTACGTGCTGGAGTTCCTGAACCTCAAGGACGAGTATTCCGAATCCGATCTGGAGGCCGCGCTGATCCAGCGGCTGGAGGATTTTCTGCTGGAGCTGGGCGAAGGGTTCACCTTCATTGGACGGCAGCGGCGCTTGCGCATCGACCAGACGTGGTATCGGGTGGATTTGCTACTGTTCCATCGCAAGTTGCGCGGCCTGGTCATCATCGACTTGAAGCTGGGCAGTCTGTCCCACGCGGACGTGGGCCAGATGCATATGTATTGCAACTATGCCAAGGAGCATTGGGCATACCCGGATGAGAATCCGCCCGTGGGCCTGATTCTGTGCGCCGACAAGGGCCACGCGCTGGCGCGGTACGCCCTGGAAGGCTTGCCGTCGAAGGTGATGGCGGCGAACTACCGTACCGTGCTGCCGGATGCCGAACTGTTGCAGAAGGAACTGGAGACTACGCGGCGCTTGCTGGAATCGCGCACCTTGAAGCAGCCCAAGAAACCCCCGCAGTAA
- a CDS encoding tyrosine-type recombinase/integrase — MAKIKLTKSAVDAAQPQAQAVELRDTLVPGFLCKITPAGRKVFMLQYRTNAGERRKPALGLYGELTVEQARSLAQEWLAQVRRGGDPSADKAMARSAPTVAELCKKFMEDHSKQRNKPSTQRGYQAVIDRCIVPMLGRMKVQDVKRPDVASTMKKMVHKPAEANRAFSVMRKMFNLAEVWGYRPDGTNPCRHVPMYPNGKATHLISDEEMGKLFRYLDFLETDGLGLDHAILPLAIRLQFEFAGRRSEIVTLQWDWVDLENRRVVWPDSKTGGMSKPLSEEAHRLLSTAPRQDGCPHVFPSPNHPGEHMSNGEYYGGWTRILKRAGVTHVGTHGIRHRSATDIANSGIPVKVGMALTAHKTVAMFMRYVHTEDKPVREAAELVANRRKTITGASRAAEATT, encoded by the coding sequence ATGGCGAAAATCAAGCTCACCAAGTCCGCAGTCGATGCGGCGCAACCCCAGGCGCAGGCTGTCGAACTCCGGGATACGCTGGTGCCCGGCTTCCTGTGCAAGATTACACCAGCGGGCCGCAAGGTGTTCATGCTCCAGTACCGTACGAACGCGGGCGAGCGCCGCAAGCCCGCCTTGGGCCTTTACGGGGAATTGACCGTTGAGCAGGCTCGCTCGCTGGCGCAGGAATGGCTGGCGCAGGTACGCCGGGGCGGCGATCCCAGCGCCGATAAGGCAATGGCCCGATCCGCCCCTACGGTTGCGGAACTGTGCAAGAAGTTCATGGAGGATCACTCCAAACAGCGCAACAAGCCCAGCACCCAGCGCGGGTATCAGGCAGTCATCGACCGTTGCATCGTCCCGATGCTTGGCCGCATGAAGGTGCAGGACGTGAAGCGGCCCGACGTGGCGTCGACCATGAAGAAGATGGTTCACAAGCCAGCCGAGGCGAACCGCGCCTTCAGCGTTATGCGCAAGATGTTCAACCTGGCTGAGGTGTGGGGCTATCGACCTGACGGCACGAACCCGTGCCGCCATGTTCCGATGTACCCCAACGGCAAGGCCACTCACCTCATCAGCGATGAGGAGATGGGCAAACTGTTCCGGTATCTCGACTTTCTTGAAACCGATGGCTTGGGACTAGATCACGCCATCCTGCCGTTGGCGATCCGGCTGCAATTCGAGTTTGCGGGCCGCCGCTCCGAAATCGTCACGCTGCAATGGGATTGGGTGGATCTGGAGAACCGGCGTGTGGTCTGGCCTGACAGCAAGACCGGCGGCATGTCCAAGCCCTTGAGCGAGGAAGCCCATCGGCTGCTGTCCACCGCGCCGCGTCAGGATGGTTGCCCGCATGTGTTCCCGTCTCCGAACCATCCGGGGGAGCACATGAGCAACGGCGAGTATTACGGCGGCTGGACGCGCATCCTCAAGCGTGCCGGCGTGACTCACGTGGGTACGCACGGCATCCGCCACCGCTCGGCCACTGACATTGCCAATTCGGGCATCCCGGTCAAGGTCGGCATGGCGCTGACGGCGCACAAGACCGTGGCGATGTTCATGCGCTACGTCCATACCGAGGACAAGCCGGTGCGCGAAGCGGCTGAACTGGTGGCGAACCGGCGCAAGACGATCACAGGTGCATCCCGCGCTGCGGAGGCCACGACATGA